The nucleotide sequence ACGCATAACCCGACGCGGCAAGCCCTCGAAGCGTGCATCGCGGACGTCGAGGGCGGAAAGCGCGGGTTCGCGTTCGCAAGCGGCATGAGCGCGATACAGGCCCTGTCGCATCTTTTCAAATCTGGTGATCACCTTGTCGTGGAGCAGAACTGTTACGGCGGGACGTACCGCTTCCTCACCACGATAATGAAGGACTTCGGCCTTGAGACGACGTACGTGGACAGTTCCACGCCCAAGAACGTGGAGGCCGCGATCCGAGCGAACACGAAGGCCATCCACCTTGAGACGCCGACGAACCCCAACCTCAACCTCTGCGATCTGAAAGCGATATCGGAGATCGCGAAGGCGAGGAAGATCCTCACCATCGTCGACAACACTTTCTCCACACCGTATCTTCAACGGCCACACTCGTTCGGCATCGACGTCGTCGTCCACAGCGCGACGAAATACATCGGCGGCCACTCGGACGTGATCGGCGGCCTTGTCACGACGACCGACCAGCGCGTCGCCGAGCGCATCGCCTACATCCAGAACGCGACAGGAGCCGTCCCGTCTCCCTTCGATTGTTTCCTCCAGATGCGCGGCCTCAAAACGCTCCACTTGAGGATGGACCGCCATTCCTCGAACGCGATGGAGATCGCGAAGTTCCTTTCGACGCACCCAAAGGTGAAGCGGGTCCATTACCCGGGATTACCGTCACATCCCCAGCACGCCCTCGCCAAGAAACAGATGCGCGCCTTCGGTGGCATGGTGTCATTCGACGTCGGTACCATCGAGAACGTGAAGAAGATGGCGCCGAAGTTCCAGGTGGGCGTCCTGGCGGAGAGCCTTGGAGCCGTCGAGACCCTCATATGCCATCCGGCGACGATGACGCATGCGAGTATCCCCAAAGCGGAGAGGGAACGCTCCGGCATCACGGATGGGTTGGTCAGGATATCCGTGGGACTTGAGAACGTGGACGACATAAAGGCGGACGTCAAGCGGGCGCTGGATGCGATCTAAAGGCACGCGGTCACTCTGGGCCGATTATTCGAGATACCCAAGTCGCAACGGCGCCGCGGCATCTTGTGCGCATCGGGCCTTGGTGGATGTTTTCAACCGGCCGGACCGCGGCTGTCCCGTCGGACCGCCATCACAAGACGGCACCAGTGTAGGACGCGCGTCGCGTCACGGCGCAAAGTCCTGCCCTCGGCCTCCGATAGGCGTCGGGCCTCGTACTCGACGACGTTCTTCATTTCCAAGACGCGTCTTGCCTGCCGCATGGGAGTAGCGGCATCCTGGAGATTCGCTTCCTTCAGCAAATCGAGGACGTCCAGATGGTCGGGGCCTCTCGAGCGCGCGCCGACGTACGTGGTCGTGATCGCGT is from Euryarchaeota archaeon and encodes:
- a CDS encoding PLP-dependent transferase — encoded protein: MSGDRPIGRRGPRGRALPNYIFCDPLRCLVDEEKEAIETRLIHAGQPPNGETGAVVVPISPATTYAQANLGEHKGYEYGRTHNPTRQALEACIADVEGGKRGFAFASGMSAIQALSHLFKSGDHLVVEQNCYGGTYRFLTTIMKDFGLETTYVDSSTPKNVEAAIRANTKAIHLETPTNPNLNLCDLKAISEIAKARKILTIVDNTFSTPYLQRPHSFGIDVVVHSATKYIGGHSDVIGGLVTTTDQRVAERIAYIQNATGAVPSPFDCFLQMRGLKTLHLRMDRHSSNAMEIAKFLSTHPKVKRVHYPGLPSHPQHALAKKQMRAFGGMVSFDVGTIENVKKMAPKFQVGVLAESLGAVETLICHPATMTHASIPKAERERSGITDGLVRISVGLENVDDIKADVKRALDAI